A genomic stretch from Myripristis murdjan chromosome 12, fMyrMur1.1, whole genome shotgun sequence includes:
- the LOC115368499 gene encoding fez family zinc finger protein erm-like — protein sequence MERPAGQPQAGEGGLRRTGGKEWREVGCQSDAAERRDAAVQVDLLNPTARHVVMWQCVDVTANRPAGGALNTALTSAHRPVPTTVTKPVSPHWTPLNAPRPAATAAAAAALEPSACRKKILVLNKGGGRRVLLVMDSAHLQTASPAAAAGAPAVRAEVAKRPSLQVAPRVRAAATTPQTKEAASRRFPQSLSVQHISSAAPRLSRPPNPNLAVTAGRPPEATRDNLNPAQSSPPSAPPPGRNKILVMSVAGRQVLLVMNASQQLPPLLQHHPTAAATATATATNQSHLSPQPSADHRPLRDRLAPGAPSLPAAPPPYVCEFCGLRYASVATLRQHRRHIHGAAGVFICRVCGKGLSCRRQLAHHSLLHRGHKLYWCRLCARSFSHLGPLRQHRRRLHRHSCHGGSH from the exons ATGGAGCGACCGGCCGGACAGCCGCAG gccGGCGAGGGAGGACTGAGGAGGACGGGAGGCAAGGAGTGGAGGGAGGTGGGCTGTCAGAGCGACGCCGCCGAGAGGAGAGATGCTGCGGTCCAGGTCGACCTGCTCAACCCGACAG ctcGTCACGTTGTGATGTGGCAGTGTGTTGATGTTACGGCGaatcggccagcagggggcgctctgAACACAGCCCTGACTTCAGCCCACCGGCCAGTCCCTACTACCGTAACCAAACCTGTGTCACCACACTGGACGCCCCTCAACGCCCCGCGacccgccgccaccgccgccgccgccgccgcgctGGAGCCGAGCGCCTGCAGGAAGAAGATCCTCGTCCTCAACAAAGGAGGCGGGAGGCGGGTCCTGCTGGTGATGGACTCCGCCCACCTGCAGACCGCCTCACCAGCGGCGGCTGCGGGGGCTCCAGCAGTTCGAGCTGAGGTAGCCAAGCGACCGAGCCTGCAGGTGGCGCCGCGCGTCCGAGCGGCAGCGACGACTCCGCAGACCAAGGAGGCCGCGAGTCGCCGGTTCCCTCAGTCGCTGAGCGTTCAGCACATCAGCTCTGCGGCGCCCCGGCTGTCCCGccctcctaaccctaacctggcGGTCACAGCTGGCAGGCCGCCGGAGGCCACCCGGGACAATCTAAACCCCGCTCAGTCATCGCCACCAAGCGCTCCCCCGCCCGGCAGGAACAAGATCCTGGTGATGAGCGTGGCTGGCAGGCAGGTCCTGCTGGTGATGAACGCCTCTCAGCAGCTCCCGCCTCTCCTGCAGCACCAccccaccgccgccgccactgccaccgccaccgccacaaATCAATCACACCTGTCTCCACAGCCGTCGGCCGATCACCGCCCCCTCAGAGACCGCCTCGCACCCggtgccccctccctccctgccgcCCCGCCCCCGTACGTCTGTGAGTTCTGCGGCCTGCGCTACGCCTCCGTCGCCACCCTGCGGCAGCACCGGCGGCACATCCACGGCGCCGCCGGCGTCTTCATCTGCCGGGTGTGCGGGAAGGGGCTGAGCTGCAGGCGGCAGCTGGCGCACCACTCACTGCTGCACCGCGGACACAAGCTCTACTGGTGCCGGCTGTGCGCGCGCTCCTTCAGCCACCTGGGGCCGCTGCGGCAGCACCGCCGCCGCCTGCACCGCCACAGCTGCCACGGCGGCTCGCACTGA